The following proteins are encoded in a genomic region of Actinomadura sp. NAK00032:
- a CDS encoding DEAD/DEAH box helicase: protein MPPAFPERAAWGTASSLRAWQQQALEAYFGTDGAQPGPRDFLTVATPGAGKTTFALRLARELMERRIVQSITVVCPTEHLKRQWAESAARVGIKIDPEWQNSDGPVGKDFDGVAVTYATVAARPALHRNRTESRKYLVIFDEVHHAGDGLSWGDAVREAFEPATRRLALSGTPFRTDINPIPFVQYEEGPDGVRRSQADYTYGYGPALADGVVRPVIFLAYAGEMRWRTRAGDEITATLGEPLTQDQMAQAWRAALDPKGDWIKQVLAAADRRLTELRRVIPDAGGLVIATDHETARAYAGMLKAVTGQSATIVLSDDPTASKKIKKFAGTEDRWMVAVRMVSEGVDIPRLSVGVYATSTSTPLFFAQAIGRFVRARKRGETASVFLPSVPTLMGHASEMEEERDHVLDRPVREDGLDDDLIAEANRKEDTPDVGEELPFETVEASATFDRVLYDGGEFGMHAQPGSAEEEEYLGIPGLLEPDQVSALLRKRQADQLAGERRRKTGDPRADRADRTAAEDIAALRRELNGLVNAWNHRTGQPQGVIHNELRRACGGPPVPQASAAEIRDRIAKIRDWAAKRRH from the coding sequence ATGCCCCCCGCGTTCCCCGAACGGGCCGCCTGGGGGACGGCGTCGTCCCTGCGCGCCTGGCAGCAGCAGGCGCTGGAGGCCTACTTCGGCACGGACGGCGCCCAGCCCGGCCCGCGCGACTTCCTCACCGTCGCGACGCCCGGCGCCGGGAAGACCACGTTCGCGCTCCGCCTCGCCCGCGAGCTGATGGAGCGCCGGATCGTGCAGTCGATCACGGTGGTGTGCCCGACCGAGCACCTCAAGCGGCAGTGGGCGGAGTCCGCGGCCCGCGTCGGCATCAAGATCGACCCGGAGTGGCAGAACAGCGACGGCCCCGTCGGCAAGGACTTCGACGGCGTCGCCGTCACCTACGCCACGGTCGCGGCCCGGCCCGCGCTGCACCGCAACCGCACCGAGTCGCGCAAGTACCTCGTCATCTTCGACGAGGTGCACCACGCGGGCGACGGCCTGTCCTGGGGCGACGCGGTGCGGGAGGCGTTCGAGCCCGCGACGCGGCGGCTGGCGCTGTCGGGCACGCCGTTCCGCACCGACATCAACCCGATCCCGTTCGTCCAGTACGAGGAGGGGCCGGACGGCGTCCGGCGCAGCCAGGCCGACTACACCTACGGCTACGGGCCCGCCCTCGCCGACGGCGTCGTCCGCCCGGTGATCTTCCTGGCGTACGCGGGGGAGATGCGCTGGCGCACCCGCGCCGGCGACGAGATCACCGCGACCCTCGGCGAGCCCCTCACCCAGGACCAGATGGCCCAGGCGTGGCGCGCCGCGCTTGACCCGAAGGGCGACTGGATCAAGCAGGTGCTGGCCGCCGCCGACCGGCGGCTCACCGAGCTGCGCCGCGTCATCCCCGACGCCGGCGGGCTGGTGATCGCCACCGACCACGAGACCGCGCGCGCCTACGCCGGGATGCTGAAGGCGGTCACCGGCCAGAGCGCCACGATCGTGCTGTCGGACGACCCGACCGCGTCCAAGAAGATCAAGAAGTTCGCCGGCACCGAGGACCGCTGGATGGTCGCGGTCCGGATGGTGTCCGAGGGCGTCGACATCCCGCGCCTGTCCGTCGGGGTCTACGCCACGTCGACGAGCACGCCGCTGTTCTTCGCGCAGGCGATCGGGCGCTTCGTCCGCGCCCGCAAGCGCGGCGAGACGGCGTCGGTGTTCCTGCCCTCGGTGCCGACGCTGATGGGCCATGCCTCCGAGATGGAGGAGGAGCGCGACCACGTCCTCGACCGGCCCGTCCGCGAGGACGGCCTCGACGACGACCTGATCGCCGAGGCCAACCGCAAGGAGGACACCCCCGACGTCGGCGAGGAGCTGCCGTTCGAGACGGTCGAGGCGTCCGCGACGTTCGACCGCGTCCTCTACGACGGCGGCGAGTTCGGGATGCACGCCCAGCCCGGCTCCGCCGAGGAGGAGGAGTACCTCGGCATCCCCGGCCTGCTGGAGCCCGACCAGGTGTCGGCGCTGCTGCGCAAGCGCCAGGCCGACCAGCTCGCCGGCGAGCGCCGCCGCAAGACCGGCGACCCGCGCGCCGACCGCGCCGATCGCACCGCCGCCGAGGACATCGCCGCCCTGCGCCGCGAGCTGAACGGCCTCGTCAACGCCTGGAACCACCGCACCGGCCAGCCCCAGGGCGTCATCCACAACGAGCTGCGCCGCGCCTGCGGCGGCCCGCCCGTCCCGCAGGCCAGCGCCGCCGAGATCCGCGACCGCATCGCCAAGATCCGCGACTGGGCCGCCAAGCGCCGCCACTGA
- a CDS encoding zinc metalloprotease, translated as MGERGRAAPVAARGGGGTVRADGAAARDDGAAARDDGCVRRSNARTARPRDRADLGRDQVVAMLTDLRRTLLDRFGTSDERRLDASRRAAKRLVVPVRFHVVHSGPYGRLSKSTARRQVATLNAAYGGKTGGADTRVRFRLASFDRVDSAAWFQHPDRYEQPMKKRLHKGGRGTLNVYTAAVGSEVLGFSTFPQWYRRAPRMDGVVIDYRSMPGGSYQGFDRGYTAVHEIGHWLGLLHTFEGGCVPPGDGVADTPYEAEPANGCPHYRDTCPQRGRDPVHNFMDYAQDACMRAFTAGQGRRIRSSWAAYRSKRHGRHRVDLGTRAAGAARSVGGPR; from the coding sequence GTGGGTGAGCGGGGGCGGGCCGCGCCGGTCGCCGCTCGTGGCGGCGGGGGAACGGTACGCGCCGACGGGGCGGCGGCGCGCGATGACGGGGCGGCGGCGCGCGATGACGGGTGCGTCCGCCGCTCGAACGCCCGGACGGCGCGCCCCCGCGACCGGGCCGACCTCGGCCGCGACCAGGTGGTGGCCATGCTCACCGATCTGCGCCGCACGCTCCTCGACCGGTTCGGGACGTCCGACGAGCGGCGCCTCGACGCGTCCCGGCGCGCGGCGAAGCGGCTCGTCGTCCCGGTGCGGTTCCACGTCGTCCACAGCGGGCCGTACGGGCGGCTCTCGAAGAGCACGGCCCGGCGGCAGGTCGCGACGCTGAACGCCGCGTACGGCGGCAAGACGGGCGGCGCCGACACGCGCGTGCGGTTCCGCCTGGCCTCCTTCGACCGCGTCGACAGCGCCGCCTGGTTCCAGCACCCCGACCGCTACGAGCAGCCGATGAAGAAGCGCCTGCACAAGGGCGGTCGCGGCACCCTCAACGTCTACACGGCGGCCGTCGGGTCGGAGGTCCTCGGCTTCTCGACGTTCCCCCAGTGGTACCGGCGCGCCCCGCGCATGGACGGCGTCGTCATCGACTACCGCAGCATGCCCGGCGGGTCGTACCAGGGCTTCGACCGCGGGTACACGGCCGTCCACGAGATCGGGCACTGGCTCGGCCTGCTGCACACGTTCGAGGGCGGCTGCGTCCCGCCGGGCGACGGGGTGGCCGACACCCCGTACGAGGCGGAGCCGGCGAACGGCTGCCCGCACTACCGCGACACCTGCCCGCAGCGCGGCCGCGATCCGGTCCACAATTTCATGGACTACGCCCAGGACGCCTGCATGCGCGCCTTCACCGCAGGTCAGGGCCGCCGTATCCGGTCCTCGTGGGCCGCCTACCGGTCGAAGCGGCACGGCCGCCACCGTGTGGATCTCGGCACACGTGCGGCGGGCGCGGCACGATCTGTCGGTGGTCCTCGGTAG
- a CDS encoding DUF3039 domain-containing protein yields MSTKILPESDTQQDVRPDLSHGDGDHERFAHYVKKQKITESAVTGTPVIALCGKVWVPNRDPKKYPVCPECKEIYESMKPGGEGGKGE; encoded by the coding sequence GTGAGTACGAAGATCCTTCCCGAGAGCGACACCCAGCAGGACGTACGGCCGGACCTCTCGCACGGTGACGGCGACCACGAGCGGTTCGCCCACTACGTGAAGAAGCAGAAGATCACCGAGAGCGCGGTGACCGGCACGCCGGTGATCGCGCTGTGCGGCAAGGTCTGGGTGCCGAACCGGGATCCGAAGAAGTACCCCGTCTGCCCGGAGTGCAAGGAGATCTACGAGTCGATGAAGCCGGGCGGCGAGGGCGGCAAGGGCGAGTGA
- a CDS encoding YqgE/AlgH family protein: MEDGIRVGLLLVATPQLEDPNFRRSVVLLVEHDIGGGTLGVVLNRPTEVPLDRVLPPWAGLATGPAVVFQGGPVALEHPLALARLPGEDEPLGWRALDGGTEVARVGVVDLEAPPGLLAAELLQLRVFAGYAGWSAGQLRGEVEDGSWYLVPAEAGDVFAGRPDRLWQDVLRRQGGDLAFVSTFPDDPTLN, translated from the coding sequence ATGGAAGACGGCATCAGGGTGGGGCTCCTGCTGGTGGCGACGCCTCAGCTGGAGGATCCGAACTTCAGGCGGAGCGTCGTCCTGCTGGTCGAGCACGACATCGGCGGAGGTACGCTCGGCGTTGTCCTCAACCGGCCGACCGAGGTTCCCCTGGACCGCGTCCTCCCGCCGTGGGCCGGGCTCGCCACCGGTCCCGCCGTGGTGTTCCAGGGCGGTCCCGTCGCGCTGGAGCACCCGCTCGCCCTCGCCCGTCTTCCCGGTGAGGACGAGCCGCTCGGCTGGCGGGCGCTCGACGGCGGCACCGAGGTCGCGCGGGTCGGGGTGGTCGACCTGGAGGCCCCGCCCGGGCTGCTGGCGGCCGAGCTGCTGCAGCTGCGGGTGTTCGCCGGCTACGCGGGGTGGTCGGCGGGGCAGCTGCGCGGGGAGGTCGAGGACGGCTCCTGGTACCTGGTGCCGGCGGAGGCGGGGGACGTGTTCGCCGGCCGTCCCGACCGGCTCTGGCAGGACGTTCTTCGCAGGCAGGGCGGCGATCTCGCGTTCGTCTCCACTTTTCCCGACGACCCCACACTGAACTAA
- a CDS encoding NAD-dependent malic enzyme: MASVPSVSYSITVRLEVPAGGRAVSQITHVVENAGGIVTALDVNTAGHETLRIDVTIATRDTQHAEAIAGALEGIESVKIHKVSDRTFLMHLGGKIEMQSKVPLRNRDELSMAYTPGVARVSLAIARNPEDVRRLTIKRNSVAVVTDGSAVLGLGNIGPEAALPVMEGKAALFKRFAGIDAWPICLDTQDTDEIVRTVQILAPAFGGINLEDISAPRCFEVEARLRELLDIPVFHDDQHGTAICVLAALRNALRVVGKEIGSVRITMAGAGAAGTAILKLLMHAGARDLIVCDYRGAVHKGRDDLDDSLRWIAEHTNAAGYAGDLRGAVKDADVFIGVSAPGILTGDDIATMNDGAIVFALANPEPEVSPDEAREHAAVVATGRSDYPNQINNVLAFPGVFRGLLDAQADGVTLDMLAAAAAALAEVVTPEEIGPNYIVPSVFHPDVATRVAGAVREAAGGRPRTEA; the protein is encoded by the coding sequence GTGGCGAGCGTGCCGAGCGTGTCGTACTCCATCACCGTCCGGCTGGAGGTCCCGGCCGGCGGCCGGGCCGTCAGCCAGATCACCCACGTGGTCGAGAACGCCGGCGGCATCGTCACGGCCCTCGACGTCAACACCGCCGGCCACGAGACGCTGCGCATCGACGTGACGATCGCCACCCGCGACACCCAGCACGCCGAGGCGATCGCCGGGGCGCTGGAGGGCATCGAGTCCGTCAAGATCCACAAGGTCAGCGACCGGACCTTCCTCATGCACCTCGGCGGCAAGATAGAGATGCAGTCGAAGGTGCCGCTGCGCAACCGCGACGAGCTGTCGATGGCCTACACGCCGGGCGTCGCGCGGGTGTCGCTCGCCATCGCCCGCAACCCCGAGGACGTCCGCCGGCTGACCATAAAGCGCAACAGCGTCGCCGTCGTCACCGACGGGTCGGCGGTGCTCGGCCTCGGCAACATCGGGCCGGAGGCCGCGCTGCCGGTCATGGAGGGCAAGGCGGCGCTGTTCAAGCGGTTCGCCGGGATCGACGCGTGGCCGATCTGCCTCGACACGCAGGACACCGACGAGATCGTCCGGACCGTCCAGATCCTCGCCCCCGCGTTCGGCGGCATCAACCTGGAGGACATCTCCGCGCCGCGCTGCTTCGAGGTCGAGGCCCGGCTGCGCGAGCTGCTCGACATCCCCGTCTTCCACGACGACCAGCACGGCACGGCGATCTGCGTGCTGGCCGCGCTGCGCAACGCGCTGCGCGTCGTCGGCAAGGAGATCGGCTCGGTGCGCATCACGATGGCGGGCGCGGGCGCGGCCGGCACCGCGATCCTGAAACTGCTGATGCACGCGGGGGCCCGCGACCTGATCGTGTGCGACTACCGCGGCGCCGTCCACAAGGGCCGCGACGACCTGGACGACTCGCTCCGCTGGATCGCCGAGCACACCAACGCGGCGGGCTACGCGGGCGACCTGCGCGGCGCCGTCAAGGACGCCGACGTCTTCATCGGCGTCTCCGCCCCCGGCATCCTGACCGGCGACGACATCGCCACGATGAACGACGGCGCGATCGTGTTCGCGCTCGCCAACCCCGAGCCCGAGGTCTCCCCGGACGAGGCGCGCGAGCACGCCGCCGTCGTCGCGACCGGGCGCAGCGACTACCCGAACCAGATCAACAACGTGCTGGCGTTCCCCGGCGTCTTCCGCGGCCTGCTGGACGCCCAGGCCGACGGCGTCACGCTCGACATGCTGGCCGCCGCGGCCGCGGCGCTCGCCGAGGTCGTCACGCCGGAGGAGATCGGCCCCAACTACATCGTGCCGAGCGTCTTCCACCCGGACGTGGCCACCCGCGTCGCGGGCGCCGTCCGGGAGGCGGCCGGCGGCCGTCCCCGCACCGAGGCGTAG
- a CDS encoding tetratricopeptide repeat protein, whose protein sequence is MHGAIDLGARQAATRKQQERRAQGGGAPADPGGAAGQYVVDVTDQTFNTEVVERSQSVPVLVDFWAEWCGPCKQLGPILEKLAAEAAGTWVLAKVDIDANPQLAAYMQQMGVRGIPFVAAVVAGQLLPFLNGAAPEPQVRQAIDQLFDALRKEGILPDAPEGEQQPAADAGEAPAGDPVYAEAEDALQRGDLPTAKAAFERILADDPRDGQAKQGLALVELSLRVGSLDPDRVLQEAAEKPGDVQAQISASDVEMMSGRIDAAFDRLVAAVRVSAGDDRDAVRKHLLSLFDLLPPEDPRIGKARRGLQSALF, encoded by the coding sequence TTGCACGGGGCCATCGACCTGGGGGCGCGCCAGGCGGCCACAAGGAAGCAGCAGGAACGCCGCGCCCAGGGCGGCGGCGCGCCGGCGGACCCGGGCGGCGCCGCCGGGCAGTACGTCGTGGACGTCACCGACCAGACGTTCAACACCGAGGTCGTGGAGCGGTCGCAGTCCGTCCCCGTCCTCGTCGACTTCTGGGCCGAGTGGTGCGGCCCCTGCAAGCAGCTCGGGCCGATCCTGGAGAAGCTCGCCGCCGAGGCGGCCGGCACGTGGGTGCTCGCGAAGGTCGACATCGACGCCAACCCGCAGCTCGCCGCCTACATGCAGCAGATGGGCGTGCGCGGCATCCCGTTCGTGGCGGCCGTCGTCGCCGGGCAGCTGCTGCCGTTCCTGAACGGCGCCGCGCCCGAGCCGCAGGTGCGCCAGGCCATCGACCAGCTCTTCGACGCGCTGCGCAAGGAGGGCATCCTGCCGGACGCCCCGGAGGGCGAGCAGCAGCCCGCCGCCGACGCGGGCGAGGCCCCGGCCGGCGACCCGGTGTACGCCGAGGCCGAGGACGCCCTGCAGCGCGGCGACCTGCCCACCGCCAAGGCCGCGTTCGAGCGGATCCTGGCCGACGACCCCAGGGACGGCCAGGCCAAGCAGGGCCTCGCCCTGGTCGAGCTGAGCCTGCGGGTCGGCTCGCTGGACCCCGACCGCGTCCTCCAGGAGGCCGCCGAGAAGCCCGGCGACGTCCAGGCCCAGATCAGCGCGTCCGACGTGGAGATGATGTCCGGCCGCATCGACGCGGCGTTCGACCGGCTCGTGGCCGCGGTGCGCGTCAGCGCGGGCGACGACCGCGACGCGGTGCGCAAGCACCTGCTGTCGCTGTTCGACCTGCTGCCGCCGGAGGACCCGCGCATCGGCAAGGCCCGCCGCGGCCTCCAGTCGGCCCTGTTCTAG
- a CDS encoding ATP-binding cassette domain-containing protein has translation MGVRRGGRWLLRPVTFGVSEGVVGLAGPPGAGKSTLLATFATLRRPNAGLLRILGHDISNAAGLRAARAGIGYLPARFSRAENMTAGEFVAYAAYYKRTSASAARSMLKRLDLADAAGTELALLPPDVRLRAGLAAACVHEPPVVLLDDPFGTLCAAAEPWPTGADGPGRSVLTAAMAELIPVLRSLAPAVVVTADATDTLNGWCDRLFTLARGRLTEHPTHSAGARRGRSAADRRAAGPAGPAGPQDAADPQDAGGPGRQGADRPPRPAVGAMTRRRDARPAPRGARPGPPARRPGRSPLPRLPLPQFTGLRARRPPAPSPAGGSATGV, from the coding sequence ATGGGTGTCCGCCGCGGGGGGCGGTGGCTCCTGCGCCCGGTGACCTTCGGCGTGTCCGAAGGCGTGGTCGGCCTTGCCGGTCCACCTGGTGCCGGTAAATCCACTCTGCTGGCCACGTTCGCGACCTTGCGCAGGCCGAATGCCGGCCTGCTGCGCATTCTGGGACATGACATATCGAACGCCGCCGGGCTGCGGGCCGCGCGGGCCGGGATCGGCTACCTGCCGGCCCGCTTCTCCCGCGCCGAGAACATGACGGCCGGCGAGTTCGTCGCCTACGCGGCGTACTACAAGCGCACGAGCGCGTCCGCCGCGCGCTCCATGCTGAAGCGGCTCGACCTCGCCGACGCCGCCGGGACGGAGCTGGCCCTGCTGCCGCCGGACGTCCGGCTGCGCGCCGGGCTCGCCGCCGCGTGCGTCCACGAGCCCCCGGTCGTGCTGCTGGACGACCCGTTCGGCACGCTGTGCGCCGCCGCCGAGCCGTGGCCCACCGGCGCCGACGGCCCCGGCCGGTCCGTGCTGACCGCCGCGATGGCCGAGCTGATCCCGGTGCTGCGCTCGCTGGCCCCGGCGGTGGTGGTCACCGCCGACGCCACCGACACGCTCAACGGCTGGTGCGACCGCCTCTTCACGCTGGCCCGCGGCCGGCTGACCGAGCACCCCACGCACTCGGCCGGCGCGCGGCGCGGCCGGTCCGCCGCCGACCGGCGCGCGGCCGGCCCGGCCGGCCCGGCCGGCCCGCAGGACGCGGCCGACCCGCAGGACGCGGGCGGCCCCGGGCGGCAGGGCGCCGACCGGCCGCCGCGCCCGGCGGTCGGCGCGATGACCCGGCGCCGCGACGCCCGGCCCGCCCCGCGCGGCGCGCGGCCGGGCCCGCCGGCGCGCCGGCCCGGCCGGTCGCCGCTGCCGCGGCTCCCGCTGCCGCAGTTCACCGGCCTGCGGGCGCGGCGGCCGCCCGCCCCGTCACCGGCGGGAGGGAGCGCCACCGGTGTCTGA
- a CDS encoding DUF3817 domain-containing protein, with the protein MIRVFRFVSVAEAISFLLLLLVAMPLKYGADAPVGVQVMGPLHGVLFIAYVGLVFLVREQLQWDIKRTVLALGAAVLPVAPFFVERHWARPVTPAAEPQPAGRA; encoded by the coding sequence ATGATTCGTGTTTTCCGGTTCGTCTCCGTCGCGGAGGCGATCTCGTTCCTTCTCCTGCTGCTGGTCGCGATGCCGCTGAAGTACGGCGCGGACGCGCCGGTGGGCGTCCAGGTGATGGGGCCGCTGCACGGAGTCCTGTTCATCGCCTACGTGGGGCTGGTCTTCCTCGTCCGGGAGCAGCTCCAGTGGGACATCAAGCGCACGGTCCTGGCCTTGGGCGCCGCCGTACTGCCGGTCGCCCCGTTCTTCGTGGAACGCCACTGGGCCCGGCCCGTGACGCCCGCCGCCGAGCCGCAGCCGGCCGGGCGGGCCTGA
- a CDS encoding DUF4230 domain-containing protein: MADAEPKNDAPPTPSRAPRRGLVTPLVLVVATVALVLLAQQALRGLPGWLNPFGTETKDRSGPVLLKSIRDLHRYEAASGSFQVIVDLEKDARFLPGSLRGKRTLFVGNGTVDAYVDFSKLASGAVKVNEDRTAATITLPRAQLEKTNLDPKTSYVYATERGLIDRFGDFFSSNPNNQQQLYVLAAQKIQTAAGQSGLAQRADANTKTMLENMLKALGFTTVTVTPEAQ, from the coding sequence ATGGCCGACGCGGAACCGAAGAACGACGCACCCCCCACGCCGTCCCGCGCTCCCCGGCGCGGCCTGGTGACCCCCCTCGTGCTGGTCGTCGCGACCGTCGCCCTGGTGCTGCTGGCGCAGCAGGCGCTGCGCGGCCTGCCGGGGTGGCTGAACCCGTTCGGCACGGAGACGAAGGACCGCAGCGGGCCCGTCCTGCTGAAGTCGATCCGCGACCTGCACCGCTACGAGGCGGCGAGCGGGAGCTTCCAGGTCATCGTCGACCTGGAGAAGGACGCCAGGTTCCTGCCCGGCTCGCTGCGCGGCAAGCGGACGCTGTTCGTCGGGAACGGCACGGTCGACGCCTACGTCGACTTCTCCAAGCTCGCCTCGGGCGCCGTCAAGGTCAACGAGGACCGGACGGCCGCCACCATCACGCTCCCGCGCGCGCAACTGGAGAAGACGAACCTCGACCCGAAGACCAGCTACGTCTACGCCACCGAACGCGGCCTCATCGACCGCTTCGGCGACTTCTTCAGCAGCAACCCGAACAACCAGCAGCAGCTCTACGTCCTCGCGGCCCAGAAGATCCAGACCGCCGCAGGCCAGAGCGGCCTGGCGCAGCGTGCGGACGCCAACACCAAGACCATGCTGGAGAACATGCTCAAGGCGCTGGGCTTCACGACGGTGACCGTCACGCCCGAAGCACAGTGA
- a CDS encoding acetyl-CoA C-acetyltransferase → MTATSVIVAGARTPVGRLLGSLKDFSAADLGAHAIKAALERAGVAGDQVQYVILGQVLQAGAGQIPSRQAAVKAGIPMSVPSITINKVCLSGLDAIALADQLIRAGEFDIVVAGGMESMTQAPHLLPKSRGGYKYGSVEVLDHMAYDALTDAFDGIAMGESTEHHNAKLGISREEQDEFSARSHQRAAAAIKNGVFDDEIAPVEIPQRKGDPIVFAKDEGVRADTTAEGLARLRPAFSKDGTITAGSSSQISDGAAAVVVMSKAKAEELGLSWIAEIGAHGNVAGPDNSLQSQPSNAIKHALGKAGLTVDDLDLIEINEAFASVGIQSMRDLGVSAEKVNVNGGAIALGHPVGMSGARIVLHLAYELKRRGGGTGAAGLCGGGGQGDALLIRVPTRTLA, encoded by the coding sequence ATGACCGCTACGTCCGTGATCGTCGCCGGTGCGCGCACCCCCGTCGGGCGCCTGCTGGGCTCGCTGAAGGACTTCTCCGCGGCCGACCTCGGCGCGCACGCGATCAAGGCGGCGCTGGAGCGGGCCGGGGTGGCCGGCGACCAGGTGCAGTACGTGATCCTCGGCCAGGTGCTCCAGGCCGGCGCGGGGCAGATCCCGTCCCGGCAGGCGGCGGTCAAGGCGGGCATCCCGATGAGCGTCCCGTCGATCACGATCAACAAGGTGTGCCTGTCCGGGCTGGACGCGATCGCGCTCGCCGACCAGCTCATCCGGGCCGGCGAGTTCGACATCGTCGTCGCGGGCGGCATGGAGTCGATGACCCAGGCCCCGCACCTGCTGCCGAAGTCGCGCGGCGGCTACAAGTACGGCTCCGTCGAGGTCCTCGACCACATGGCCTACGACGCGCTCACCGACGCCTTCGACGGCATCGCGATGGGCGAGTCGACCGAGCACCACAACGCCAAGCTCGGCATCTCCCGCGAGGAGCAGGACGAGTTCTCCGCGCGCTCCCACCAGCGCGCCGCCGCCGCCATCAAGAACGGCGTGTTCGACGACGAGATCGCGCCGGTCGAGATCCCGCAGCGCAAGGGCGACCCGATCGTGTTCGCCAAGGACGAGGGCGTCCGCGCCGACACCACCGCCGAGGGCCTGGCCCGGCTGCGCCCCGCCTTCAGCAAGGACGGCACGATCACCGCCGGCTCGTCCTCGCAGATCTCCGACGGCGCCGCCGCCGTCGTCGTGATGTCCAAGGCCAAGGCCGAGGAGCTGGGCCTGTCCTGGATCGCCGAGATCGGCGCGCACGGCAACGTCGCGGGCCCCGACAACTCGCTCCAGTCGCAGCCGTCCAACGCCATCAAGCACGCGCTCGGCAAGGCGGGCCTCACCGTCGACGACCTCGACCTCATCGAGATCAACGAGGCGTTCGCGTCCGTGGGCATCCAGTCGATGCGCGACCTCGGCGTCTCCGCCGAGAAGGTCAACGTCAACGGCGGCGCCATCGCGCTCGGCCACCCGGTCGGCATGTCCGGCGCCCGGATCGTCCTGCACCTCGCCTACGAGCTGAAGCGGCGCGGCGGCGGCACCGGCGCCGCGGGCCTCTGCGGCGGCGGCGGCCAGGGCGACGCGCTGCTCATTCGTGTTCCGACCCGAACCCTCGCCTAG
- the mce gene encoding methylmalonyl-CoA epimerase — protein MLTRIDHIGIACHDLDATVEFYKATYGFTDAHFEVNEEQGVRECMLKINETGDGAASYLQLIEPIREDSAVAKWLAKNGEGVHHIAFGTDGTVADEAAGIAGKGVRVLYDAPRNGSMGSLINFLHPKDCHGVLTELVQKRRDAE, from the coding sequence ATGCTGACCCGTATCGACCACATCGGTATCGCCTGTCACGACCTGGACGCGACCGTGGAGTTCTACAAGGCCACCTACGGCTTCACCGACGCGCACTTCGAGGTGAACGAGGAGCAGGGCGTCCGGGAGTGCATGCTCAAGATCAACGAGACCGGCGACGGGGCGGCGAGCTACCTGCAGCTGATCGAGCCGATCCGGGAGGACTCGGCGGTCGCCAAGTGGCTGGCGAAGAACGGCGAGGGCGTCCACCACATCGCGTTCGGGACGGACGGGACCGTCGCCGACGAGGCGGCCGGCATCGCGGGCAAGGGCGTGCGCGTGCTGTACGACGCGCCGCGCAACGGTTCCATGGGATCCTTGATCAACTTTTTGCACCCGAAGGACTGCCACGGCGTGCTGACGGAGCTCGTGCAGAAGCGCCGCGACGCCGAATGA